A section of the Salinisphaera sp. T31B1 genome encodes:
- the ilvD gene encoding dihydroxy-acid dehydratase yields MPAYRSRTSTHGRNMAGARALWRATGMGDADFGKPIIAIANSFTQFVPGHVHLKDLGQLVAGEIAEAGGVAKEFNTIAVDDGIAMGHNGMLYSLPSRELIADSVEYMVNAHCADALVCISNCDKITPGMLMAAMRLNIPTVFVSGGPMEAGKAVINGNSRSFDLVDAMVVAADDRYSDEDVATIERSACPTCGSCSGMFTANSMNCLTEALGLALPGNGSVLATHSDREALFRNAGRTIVDLARRYYENDDESALPRGIATRAAFENAMSLDIAMGGSTNTVLHLLAAAQEGEVDFSIAEIDALSRRVPCLCKVAPAKNDVHMEDVHRAGGIMAILGELDRAGLLDTSRPTIHSSSLGEALARWDITRTEDEAVLDLYRAGPGGVPTQTAFSQSARWETLDTDRKSGVIRSADHPFSADGGLAVLFGNLAPEGCIVKTAGVDDSILEFTGAARVYESQDAAVAGILCNEVAAGEVVVIRYEGPKGGPGMQEMLYPTSYLKSKGLGKACALITDGRFSGGTSGLSIGHVSPEAAEGGLIGLVETGDTIAIDIPNRAIELVVDDAVLAARRAAMDEMGATAWKPQNRLRKVSPALKAYAALTTNASKGAVRDVTQLLR; encoded by the coding sequence ATGCCTGCCTATCGATCCCGAACCAGTACCCACGGCCGCAACATGGCCGGTGCGCGTGCGCTGTGGCGCGCCACCGGCATGGGCGATGCCGATTTCGGCAAGCCGATCATTGCCATCGCCAACAGCTTTACCCAGTTCGTGCCGGGCCATGTGCATCTGAAGGACCTGGGCCAGCTGGTGGCCGGCGAGATCGCCGAGGCCGGCGGCGTGGCCAAGGAGTTCAACACCATCGCGGTCGATGACGGCATCGCCATGGGCCACAACGGCATGCTGTATTCGCTGCCCTCGCGCGAGCTGATCGCCGACAGCGTGGAATACATGGTCAACGCCCACTGTGCCGATGCGCTGGTCTGTATCTCCAACTGCGACAAGATCACGCCCGGCATGCTGATGGCGGCCATGCGGCTGAACATCCCCACCGTGTTCGTCTCCGGCGGGCCGATGGAAGCGGGCAAGGCCGTCATCAACGGGAATAGCCGTTCGTTCGATCTCGTCGACGCGATGGTGGTGGCCGCCGACGACCGCTATTCCGACGAGGACGTGGCCACGATCGAACGTTCGGCCTGCCCGACCTGCGGCTCCTGTTCGGGCATGTTCACCGCGAACTCGATGAACTGTCTCACCGAAGCGCTGGGCCTGGCGCTGCCCGGCAACGGCTCGGTTCTGGCGACGCACAGCGACCGCGAGGCGCTGTTCCGCAACGCCGGCCGGACCATCGTCGATCTTGCCAGGCGCTACTACGAAAACGACGATGAAAGCGCCTTGCCGCGCGGCATCGCCACGCGTGCGGCGTTCGAGAACGCCATGAGCCTCGATATCGCCATGGGCGGCTCGACCAACACCGTGCTGCATCTGCTGGCCGCGGCCCAGGAAGGGGAGGTGGATTTCTCCATTGCCGAAATCGATGCGCTGTCGCGTCGGGTGCCGTGTCTGTGCAAGGTCGCGCCCGCCAAGAACGACGTGCATATGGAAGACGTGCATCGCGCCGGCGGCATCATGGCGATCCTGGGCGAGTTGGATCGTGCCGGCCTGCTGGATACGTCGCGGCCGACCATCCATTCGTCCAGCCTGGGCGAAGCGCTCGCGCGCTGGGATATCACCCGCACCGAGGATGAAGCGGTGCTCGATCTCTATCGCGCCGGGCCCGGCGGTGTTCCGACTCAGACCGCGTTCAGCCAGTCGGCGCGCTGGGAAACCCTGGACACGGATCGCAAGAGTGGCGTCATCCGCTCGGCGGATCATCCGTTTTCGGCCGACGGCGGCCTCGCCGTTCTGTTCGGCAACCTCGCGCCCGAAGGCTGCATCGTGAAGACCGCGGGCGTGGACGACTCGATCCTCGAATTCACCGGCGCGGCCCGGGTCTATGAAAGCCAGGATGCGGCCGTGGCCGGCATTCTGTGCAACGAAGTCGCCGCCGGCGAGGTGGTCGTGATCCGCTACGAAGGCCCGAAGGGCGGCCCGGGCATGCAGGAGATGCTCTACCCGACCAGTTATCTCAAGTCCAAGGGCCTCGGCAAGGCCTGTGCGCTGATCACCGATGGTCGTTTCTCCGGCGGCACCTCGGGCCTGTCCATCGGCCACGTCTCGCCGGAGGCTGCAGAAGGCGGGCTGATCGGTCTGGTCGAAACCGGCGATACCATCGCTATCGACATCCCCAATCGGGCGATCGAGCTGGTGGTCGACGATGCCGTGCTGGCGGCACGTCGTGCTGCGATGGACGAGATGGGCGCCACGGCCTGGAAGCCGCAGAACCGTCTGCGCAAGGTCTCGCCCGCGCTCAAGGCCTATGCGGCACTGACCACCAATGCCTCGAAAGGCGCGGTGCGCGACGTCACCCAGCTCCTGCGCTGA
- a CDS encoding toxic anion resistance protein, whose protein sequence is MHTRHDHHDDSKPDERAPLGLSLPVDEIASEIATPASGSAAEDPALAARADEFVADVLAADEQEAAAAQRRRQAIDSMGVEVQRQAAHRSAMLEAPIRELARHGEDGGPVAQALVNLRGRMRDLDPNRHNLSDGPLARALSFIPGVGNRLQRYFKKYETAQQAIDAIIADLEAGKDMLRRDNLTLADDQQALRDSLEQLQRQIELGQLIDRRLTDACAGLEAESAKRAFIEEELLFPLRQRIVDLQQQLAVSQQGVLALEVVIRNNRELVRGVDRALNVTVSALSVAVTTALALANQRLVLDRVEALNTTTSDLIAGTAKQLRSQGVDIQNRSAAAMLDTQKLENAFAEVLGAIDEVSRYRREALPRLDQQIARLADMARQGESAIADLERGNQAAEHNARTL, encoded by the coding sequence ATGCACACAAGGCATGACCACCACGACGATTCGAAGCCGGACGAGCGCGCACCGCTCGGACTCTCGCTGCCGGTCGACGAGATAGCCAGCGAGATCGCTACGCCGGCATCGGGCTCGGCCGCGGAGGACCCGGCGCTCGCCGCCCGCGCAGATGAGTTCGTTGCCGATGTTCTGGCGGCCGACGAACAAGAGGCCGCGGCTGCACAGCGAAGACGCCAGGCGATCGACAGCATGGGCGTTGAGGTGCAGCGCCAGGCCGCGCATCGCAGCGCCATGCTCGAAGCCCCCATCCGCGAACTGGCCCGTCACGGCGAGGATGGCGGACCGGTCGCCCAGGCGCTGGTGAATCTGCGCGGGCGCATGCGCGATCTCGATCCCAACCGGCACAACCTCTCCGACGGGCCGCTGGCACGGGCGTTGTCGTTCATCCCGGGCGTCGGCAACCGGCTCCAGCGCTACTTCAAGAAATACGAAACGGCACAGCAAGCCATCGACGCGATCATTGCCGATCTCGAAGCGGGCAAGGATATGTTGCGACGCGACAACCTCACCCTGGCCGACGACCAGCAGGCGCTGCGTGACAGTCTCGAGCAGCTGCAACGCCAGATCGAACTCGGGCAGTTGATCGACCGTCGGCTGACAGACGCCTGCGCCGGACTCGAAGCCGAGAGCGCCAAGCGCGCCTTCATCGAAGAGGAACTGCTGTTTCCGCTGCGCCAGCGTATCGTGGATCTCCAGCAGCAGCTCGCGGTGAGCCAGCAGGGCGTACTCGCACTGGAGGTGGTGATCCGAAACAATCGCGAGCTGGTGCGCGGGGTCGATCGAGCGCTCAACGTGACGGTATCGGCGCTGAGTGTGGCCGTAACCACGGCGCTGGCGCTCGCCAACCAGCGGTTGGTGCTTGATCGGGTCGAAGCGTTGAATACCACCACCTCGGATCTGATCGCGGGTACCGCAAAACAGTTGCGCTCCCAGGGCGTGGATATACAGAACCGCAGCGCCGCGGCGATGCTCGATACCCAGAAACTGGAGAATGCGTTCGCCGAGGTTCTCGGGGCGATCGACGAGGTATCTCGTTATCGTCGTGAGGCGTTGCCCCGACTGGACCAGCAAATCGCCCGGCTGGCCGACATGGCACGCCAGGGCGAGTCCGCGATTGCCGATCTGGAGCGCGGCAACCAGGCCGCCGAGCACAACGCAAGGACCTTGTAG
- a CDS encoding GGDEF domain-containing protein: protein MKTCFAAMAGWSRSVVVGEAETPAHRMHLMFLFAVALGCFAGAALNHFGAITPHLYVLLLALVGLIVLGMWWYARRHEQAQQVAVLFCAAAVFAILPLNWIFNQGVDGPSLMILVVVVGYAFGALVIRPWKRVVLMACFVIVPSALIYAELRWPEWISPYPTRQLQAVDTAMTYYICVALQFALISGFFRRFRSEQRLIQEYAEQLREASRLDSLTGLLNHGAFYSNLEAALSTADRHQAAALVLYDLDHFKRINDTYGHLYGDHALREFARLLDQTVEAFGGSAGRCGGEEFAVLLHRASWATVQRMDQTLRDRCAARPMTHGIIRVSGGVAFSASETPTRWMERADRTLYAAKTEGRDRTLFAAAETVGARGDTRMDNNRRTSAAG from the coding sequence ATGAAGACATGTTTCGCGGCCATGGCTGGCTGGAGCCGATCGGTCGTCGTGGGCGAGGCCGAGACCCCGGCACACCGCATGCACCTGATGTTCCTGTTTGCGGTAGCGCTTGGTTGTTTCGCCGGCGCCGCGCTCAACCATTTCGGCGCGATCACGCCGCATCTATACGTCCTGCTGCTCGCTCTGGTCGGGCTCATCGTTCTCGGCATGTGGTGGTACGCGCGCCGCCACGAACAGGCACAACAGGTTGCGGTGCTGTTCTGTGCGGCGGCGGTGTTCGCGATCCTGCCGTTGAACTGGATTTTCAACCAGGGTGTGGACGGACCAAGCCTGATGATTCTGGTGGTCGTGGTCGGCTACGCTTTCGGTGCGCTGGTGATCCGGCCCTGGAAGCGCGTGGTGCTCATGGCCTGTTTCGTGATTGTGCCGAGTGCGTTGATTTATGCCGAACTGCGCTGGCCCGAGTGGATATCGCCCTACCCCACGCGTCAGCTGCAGGCCGTCGACACCGCCATGACGTACTACATCTGTGTGGCGTTGCAGTTCGCGCTGATCAGCGGTTTCTTTCGCCGGTTCCGCAGCGAGCAGCGGCTGATCCAGGAATATGCGGAGCAATTGCGTGAAGCCTCGCGGCTGGACAGCCTCACCGGTCTGCTCAACCACGGCGCGTTCTATTCGAACCTGGAAGCAGCGCTGTCGACCGCGGACCGACACCAAGCCGCCGCGCTGGTGCTCTACGATCTCGATCATTTCAAGCGTATCAACGATACCTATGGGCATCTCTACGGCGACCATGCGCTGCGCGAATTCGCACGTCTTCTGGACCAGACGGTCGAGGCCTTTGGCGGCAGCGCCGGCCGCTGCGGCGGCGAAGAGTTCGCCGTGCTGCTGCACAGGGCCTCGTGGGCGACCGTGCAACGCATGGATCAGACTCTGCGCGACCGATGCGCCGCGCGACCCATGACCCACGGCATCATCCGGGTGAGTGGCGGTGTGGCGTTTTCGGCCAGCGAAACGCCCACGCGCTGGATGGAGCGCGCGGACCGGACGCTTTACGCCGCCAAGACCGAGGGCCGGGATCGGACGCTGTTCGCCGCCGCCGAGACCGTCGGAGCGCGCGGCGATACGCGCATGGACAACAACCGCAGGACCTCGGCGGCCGGCTGA
- a CDS encoding LysE family transporter, which yields MEIVIYTFCVMYSPGPVNLLAFNGGVQRQGLTLAGYAAGVGAAMFTGFVVLGTLGSAVVNDAILPYIALAGSGYILYLAYRMFRAPVCPDTPCSARVRLRVRDGYLLQLLNPKGLVVILPVTTLMLPAAAIHGSALVVVVALISIGAVGAPAAYALFGTAVGRRWRDKRMLGRLNRIMAVLLVLVACSIVYDFFLTGAVYPA from the coding sequence ATGGAGATCGTGATCTATACCTTCTGTGTAATGTATTCGCCGGGGCCGGTGAATCTCCTGGCCTTCAACGGCGGCGTACAGCGCCAGGGTCTCACGCTGGCAGGTTACGCGGCCGGTGTCGGGGCGGCGATGTTTACCGGTTTCGTCGTGCTCGGCACGCTCGGAAGCGCCGTCGTGAACGATGCGATCCTGCCCTATATCGCGCTGGCGGGCAGCGGATATATTCTTTATCTGGCATACCGGATGTTCCGGGCGCCGGTCTGCCCAGACACGCCGTGTAGCGCCCGGGTTCGCCTGCGTGTGCGCGATGGCTATCTGCTGCAATTGCTCAACCCAAAGGGGCTCGTGGTGATTCTGCCGGTAACCACTCTGATGCTTCCGGCGGCCGCTATCCACGGGTCCGCGCTGGTCGTGGTCGTCGCTCTCATATCGATCGGGGCGGTCGGCGCGCCGGCGGCGTATGCGCTGTTCGGTACCGCCGTCGGTCGACGCTGGAGGGACAAACGGATGCTCGGCCGGCTCAACCGGATCATGGCGGTCCTGCTGGTGCTGGTGGCCTGTTCGATCGTCTATGATTTTTTCCTGACCGGCGCGGTGTATCCCGCATGA
- a CDS encoding LysR family transcriptional regulator has protein sequence MDVRRLRHFVAVAETLHFGRAAERLHMTQPPLSQSIMALERELSSPLFTRTKRNVALTPFGRQWLEPVRSALANLDALPETARRIRHGQTGRLNLAFVSTADYSLLPRLVQRFRGRYPDVELALSEATSDIQIAALLEREIHAGILIPPTHAALPGQLAYLRLLSEPLVAAVPEHWIEDGRLTLTAGRLSPAAVVGSPLIVFPRHVAPSFHDLVTNYYLDCGGPATIAQHAIQMQTIISLVSAGMGIALVPESLRHLARTGTRYIPLESRPPRLETGIAWRHDDASPLLNNLRSILAESAPAAK, from the coding sequence GTGGACGTACGACGGCTCAGACACTTCGTGGCCGTGGCCGAGACCCTGCACTTCGGCCGGGCCGCCGAACGACTGCACATGACCCAGCCGCCGCTGAGCCAGTCGATCATGGCGCTGGAACGCGAACTCTCCAGCCCGCTGTTTACCCGGACCAAGCGCAACGTGGCCCTGACCCCGTTCGGCCGGCAATGGCTCGAACCCGTACGTTCGGCACTGGCGAACCTGGACGCCCTGCCCGAAACGGCCCGCCGAATCCGGCACGGCCAAACCGGGCGCTTGAATCTGGCATTCGTCAGTACGGCCGATTACAGCCTGCTGCCTCGCCTCGTCCAGCGCTTTCGCGGACGTTACCCGGACGTGGAGCTGGCGCTGAGCGAGGCCACCAGCGATATCCAGATCGCGGCCCTGCTCGAGCGTGAAATTCATGCCGGCATTCTGATCCCACCGACACACGCGGCGCTGCCCGGCCAGCTGGCGTATCTACGATTGCTGTCCGAGCCTCTGGTCGCAGCCGTGCCCGAGCATTGGATCGAAGACGGACGGCTGACTTTGACCGCCGGGCGGCTCTCGCCTGCCGCCGTCGTCGGCTCGCCCCTGATCGTCTTCCCGCGCCACGTGGCGCCGTCGTTCCACGACCTGGTCACGAACTACTATCTGGACTGTGGCGGGCCGGCCACGATCGCCCAGCACGCAATCCAGATGCAGACCATCATCAGCCTCGTCTCGGCAGGCATGGGCATTGCGCTCGTCCCCGAATCGCTGCGCCACCTGGCACGAACGGGTACGCGCTACATACCGTTGGAAAGCCGCCCACCCCGGCTGGAGACCGGCATCGCATGGCGCCACGACGACGCCAGCCCGCTGCTGAACAATCTTCGCTCGATACTCGCCGAGTCCGCCCCGGCGGCGAAATGA
- a CDS encoding EAL domain-containing protein: MTIPYTAADEAERLDALYRLDLIHGPSDPALDRATTLAARLFDMPISLITLVDRDRQWFKSRVGTTAHGTPRAHSFCLHAIEDNRLLVVPDLTADMRFANNPLVSEPPHIRFYAGAPIRTIDGHIVGTLCVMSDELRPDFGHEQARTLADLAALVSGWLRMRESAGKMDPATGIFTRQRLLERLGTLLRRTRGTGPERLLGVVDVALHRQMHELIQVLGHGHAESFIAECIERLAGALGRDQPLYRVGLFRFAVILDEQPGERTAARLSDLVKTLRKPFESDVGVLLAPDTVMGMARIDPGTDRAGDAVEILRRASVAADDAWEGEWGWACYEPGRDERRQRKIQLLADLATALRATDQLYLVYQPKIATVDNRCIGVEALLRWQHPRLGFIPPAELIEAAEKTALMRSLTDWVLDTALAQSAAWRRRGLALPVAVNLSAYDIADENMVERIAQRLAFHSLAGDSLEVEFTESMLIHDLDAATRQLKQLHAMGVATAIDDFGTGYCNLSYIQKLDASKIKIDRQFVQTLDTDERGQTLTRAIIRLAHDLGHSVVAEGVENLATLELLVEWGCDQAQGYLFSRPIRADALFDWCRAREASAHD; this comes from the coding sequence ATGACGATCCCATACACCGCTGCCGACGAAGCCGAGCGGCTGGACGCACTATATCGGCTCGATCTGATCCACGGGCCGAGTGATCCTGCGCTCGATCGGGCCACGACCCTGGCCGCACGTCTGTTCGATATGCCCATCAGCTTGATCACGCTCGTTGACCGGGACCGGCAATGGTTCAAGTCGCGGGTGGGTACGACGGCCCACGGCACGCCTCGGGCCCATTCGTTCTGTCTTCACGCCATCGAAGACAACCGGCTTCTGGTGGTGCCGGATCTTACCGCCGACATGCGTTTCGCCAACAACCCGCTTGTATCCGAGCCGCCGCATATCCGTTTCTATGCGGGCGCGCCGATCCGTACGATCGACGGGCATATCGTGGGTACCCTGTGTGTGATGAGCGATGAGCTACGGCCCGATTTCGGCCACGAGCAGGCCCGGACGCTCGCCGATCTGGCAGCGCTGGTCAGCGGCTGGCTCCGAATGCGCGAATCGGCCGGCAAAATGGACCCGGCCACCGGTATCTTTACCCGTCAGCGGCTGCTTGAGCGGCTCGGTACCTTGCTGCGACGCACGCGAGGCACAGGTCCCGAGCGGTTGCTGGGCGTGGTCGATGTGGCGCTGCACCGGCAGATGCACGAGCTCATTCAGGTGCTGGGGCACGGTCATGCCGAGAGCTTCATCGCCGAATGTATCGAACGGCTCGCCGGCGCACTGGGGCGCGATCAGCCGCTGTACCGGGTGGGATTGTTCCGGTTTGCCGTGATTCTCGACGAGCAACCGGGCGAGCGAACAGCGGCGCGACTGTCCGATCTGGTGAAGACCCTTCGCAAGCCGTTCGAATCCGACGTAGGCGTGCTGCTCGCACCCGACACGGTGATGGGCATGGCGCGTATCGATCCCGGCACCGATCGGGCCGGCGACGCCGTGGAGATCCTGCGCCGTGCGTCGGTCGCCGCCGACGATGCCTGGGAGGGCGAATGGGGCTGGGCCTGCTATGAACCCGGCCGCGACGAGCGCCGCCAACGCAAGATCCAGCTGCTGGCGGATCTGGCCACGGCATTGCGTGCGACCGATCAACTGTATCTGGTCTATCAGCCGAAGATTGCAACGGTGGACAACCGCTGTATCGGCGTGGAGGCATTGTTGCGCTGGCAGCATCCGAGGCTTGGCTTCATACCGCCCGCCGAACTGATCGAGGCCGCCGAAAAGACCGCGCTGATGCGTTCCCTGACCGACTGGGTGCTGGATACGGCGTTGGCTCAGAGCGCGGCCTGGCGGCGGCGTGGGCTGGCGCTGCCGGTAGCAGTGAATCTGTCGGCTTACGACATCGCCGACGAAAACATGGTCGAGCGCATCGCACAGCGTCTGGCCTTCCATTCATTGGCCGGCGACAGCCTGGAGGTCGAGTTTACCGAGAGCATGCTAATTCACGACCTGGATGCGGCTACGCGCCAGCTCAAGCAGTTGCACGCCATGGGCGTGGCGACCGCGATCGACGATTTCGGCACCGGTTACTGCAATCTGTCATATATCCAGAAGCTGGATGCCAGCAAGATCAAGATCGACCGGCAATTCGTGCAAACGCTCGATACGGATGAACGTGGCCAGACGCTCACCCGGGCGATCATCCGGCTGGCCCACGATCTGGGGCATTCGGTCGTCGCCGAGGGCGTCGAGAATCTCGCTACGCTCGAGCTGCTCGTCGAATGGGGCTGCGACCAGGCCCAGGGTTACCTGTTCAGCCGGCCCATCCGTGCCGATGCACTGTTCGATTGGTGCCGGGCGCGTGAGGCATCAGCGCACGACTGA
- a CDS encoding thiol-disulfide oxidoreductase DCC family protein codes for MPEPVYDPYHLPPGLAPGDRVILFDGVCRLCNGWARLIIRGDTSRRFRLAAVQSHTGQALLRHFDKPTDRFDTILLIEDGCAFEKTDAALRIMRRLGWPWRAFGVLRIVPRRLRDALYDGVARHRYRLFGRYAACRRLEADHDDRFVDSEPR; via the coding sequence ATGCCGGAGCCCGTATACGACCCTTACCACCTGCCGCCCGGCCTGGCGCCGGGTGATCGCGTGATCCTGTTCGACGGCGTATGCCGCCTGTGCAACGGCTGGGCCCGGCTGATCATTCGCGGCGATACCTCGCGACGGTTTCGACTCGCCGCCGTACAGTCGCATACCGGCCAGGCGTTGTTGCGGCACTTCGACAAGCCGACCGATCGCTTCGATACCATTCTATTGATCGAAGACGGCTGCGCCTTCGAAAAGACCGATGCCGCGCTGCGTATTATGAGGCGGCTCGGCTGGCCGTGGCGGGCGTTCGGCGTGCTGCGGATCGTCCCGCGGCGGCTGCGGGATGCGTTATACGACGGCGTGGCGCGTCACCGGTATCGTCTGTTCGGCCGCTACGCCGCCTGTAGGCGGCTCGAAGCCGACCACGACGATCGGTTCGTCGACAGCGAACCGCGATGA
- a CDS encoding cobyrinic acid a,c-diamide synthase: MFEFLQGFAYGLFLSCLPWFVVGMVEPRLAVPTEPPSRWQAILRYWFVVPFVAFLLWLTSLWGGFGPSLLGWIAGLAGLAVEIPVERRWRGWRARRLARRRAAVDAREARRAHDAAANAQREKGVTVLDPAAPPADADDVVRALCAAKKALLDAQRPELATQADRLYARYIRVLEVLGAKFDQRELTFDRSRSLAAQVCLTAVDNLNVMSSLAAGVQGIDTAFVRHRLQNSSERLHADERDALQQRLDLAADTERRLSELGARNETAMTTLDNAAVVMARVATGRPQASVAADEAVADLKRFMDKADRYAHKA, from the coding sequence ATGTTCGAATTTCTACAGGGTTTCGCCTACGGGCTGTTCCTGTCCTGTCTGCCGTGGTTTGTGGTGGGCATGGTGGAACCGCGGCTGGCGGTGCCGACCGAGCCTCCGTCGCGCTGGCAGGCGATTCTGCGCTATTGGTTCGTGGTGCCGTTCGTGGCTTTTCTGCTGTGGCTGACGTCGCTTTGGGGCGGGTTTGGTCCCAGTCTGCTGGGCTGGATCGCCGGTCTGGCCGGTCTCGCGGTTGAAATTCCTGTGGAGCGGCGATGGCGAGGCTGGCGTGCGCGCCGGCTGGCACGTCGACGCGCGGCCGTGGATGCGCGCGAGGCCCGGCGTGCGCACGACGCCGCGGCGAATGCGCAGCGAGAGAAGGGCGTGACGGTACTCGACCCGGCCGCGCCGCCGGCGGATGCCGACGACGTGGTACGTGCGCTCTGCGCGGCAAAAAAAGCCCTGCTCGACGCTCAGCGGCCCGAGCTGGCCACCCAGGCCGATCGACTGTATGCCCGCTATATCCGCGTACTGGAGGTGCTCGGTGCCAAGTTCGATCAACGCGAGCTTACCTTCGACCGGTCTCGGTCGCTGGCTGCTCAGGTCTGTCTGACCGCGGTGGACAATCTCAATGTCATGAGCTCGCTGGCCGCCGGGGTGCAGGGGATCGATACCGCATTCGTACGACACCGGTTGCAGAACTCGTCCGAGCGGCTGCACGCAGACGAACGCGATGCGCTCCAGCAGCGCCTGGATCTGGCGGCCGACACCGAGCGGCGCTTGAGCGAACTCGGCGCGCGCAATGAAACGGCAATGACCACCCTCGACAACGCGGCAGTCGTGATGGCGCGGGTCGCCACTGGCCGTCCGCAGGCCTCGGTGGCCGCCGATGAGGCCGTGGCGGATTTGAAACGATTCATGGACAAGGCCGACCGCTATGCACACAAGGCATGA
- a CDS encoding AraC family transcriptional regulator, with product MNSKTRDSDWFVHTQGTRFERLEAYFGGHAFNPHRHDTYAIGLTLSGVQSFHYRGALRSSTPGHTIVVHPDELHDGHAGSASGFRYRMLYVPPTLIQDILGGQPLPFVPGGIVRDAALGRAVGRLLRHVQAPFEGFEEDDALFDLTRALCRYGPHPPTPRHIDYPAAERARDYLDTAADRGVTLAELEGVSGQNRWRLSRDFRLLYGTSPYRYLTMRRLAHARRQLERGVRPAAAAFEAGFADQSHMTRQFSDAFGITPGRWAALIAARRREAQHS from the coding sequence ATGAACAGCAAGACCCGCGATAGCGACTGGTTCGTCCATACGCAAGGTACTCGGTTCGAGCGACTCGAAGCCTATTTCGGCGGCCATGCGTTCAACCCGCACCGGCATGATACCTACGCGATCGGACTCACCTTGTCCGGCGTGCAGAGCTTTCACTATCGCGGCGCCCTGCGCAGCAGCACGCCCGGGCATACCATCGTCGTGCATCCGGACGAGCTTCACGACGGCCATGCCGGCTCGGCATCGGGTTTTCGCTATCGCATGCTCTATGTACCGCCGACACTGATTCAGGACATTCTCGGCGGCCAGCCGCTACCGTTCGTCCCGGGCGGGATCGTGCGCGATGCGGCACTGGGCCGAGCGGTCGGCCGCCTGTTGCGCCATGTCCAGGCCCCGTTCGAGGGATTCGAGGAGGATGACGCACTGTTCGACCTGACCCGGGCCTTGTGTCGATACGGCCCGCACCCGCCGACGCCGCGGCATATCGATTATCCGGCCGCCGAACGCGCCCGTGATTACCTGGACACCGCGGCCGACCGCGGTGTCACACTGGCCGAGCTGGAAGGCGTGAGCGGCCAGAACCGGTGGCGCCTGTCACGGGATTTCCGGCTTCTGTACGGCACCAGCCCGTATCGCTATCTGACCATGCGCCGGCTCGCCCACGCGCGCCGCCAGCTGGAACGCGGGGTGCGACCGGCCGCCGCCGCCTTCGAAGCCGGGTTTGCCGACCAGAGTCACATGACCCGGCAGTTTTCCGACGCCTTCGGTATCACGCCCGGGCGATGGGCTGCGCTGATCGCCGCGCGCCGGCGCGAAGCGCAACACAGCTGA
- a CDS encoding DUF3072 domain-containing protein has translation MTENTKNHPETDHSNLEKQPSDWTTGDEAMTGAQQSYLQTLCEEAGVEFDDSLTKAQASERIDELQATTGRGTDG, from the coding sequence ATGACCGAGAATACGAAGAACCATCCCGAAACCGATCACAGCAATCTGGAAAAACAGCCCAGCGACTGGACGACGGGCGACGAGGCGATGACCGGCGCTCAGCAGTCGTATCTGCAGACCCTGTGTGAAGAAGCCGGCGTCGAATTCGACGACTCGCTGACCAAGGCCCAGGCCTCCGAGCGTATCGACGAGTTGCAGGCCACGACGGGTCGTGGAACCGACGGCTGA
- a CDS encoding VTT domain-containing protein: MSPKQLMRIGLLLLVLAVFVLGTTVFDLGQLFRDTRAWFESLGWAGPVIFALIYGVLGALAAPTGLIELIAGAIFGFSIAAAAVLAGALMAANIGFACGRWLARDWVSNKMAGNRTAEQIEAAVEQRGFWITVLIRLSPAVPFNLTSYVLGASTLRWVTFLMASLLGMLPIKLFLVWIGASGQKLLGATEPSAWGVNEWLLYGGGLVATLLVVVLIGWTIARTSRRVLREAEHRKR, from the coding sequence GTGTCGCCCAAACAACTGATGCGTATCGGGTTGCTTTTGCTCGTGCTCGCGGTATTCGTGCTCGGCACGACGGTATTCGATCTGGGTCAGTTGTTCCGAGATACCCGTGCCTGGTTCGAATCGCTCGGCTGGGCCGGCCCGGTGATCTTTGCGCTGATCTACGGCGTGCTTGGCGCACTGGCCGCGCCGACCGGTCTCATCGAGCTGATCGCCGGCGCGATCTTCGGGTTTTCGATTGCCGCGGCCGCCGTGCTGGCAGGCGCGCTGATGGCGGCCAATATCGGTTTTGCCTGTGGGCGCTGGCTGGCCCGGGACTGGGTATCGAACAAGATGGCCGGTAACCGTACTGCCGAACAGATCGAAGCAGCGGTCGAACAGCGCGGCTTCTGGATCACGGTTCTGATCCGCTTGTCGCCGGCGGTCCCGTTCAATCTGACCAGCTACGTTCTGGGGGCCAGCACTCTGCGGTGGGTGACGTTCCTGATGGCCTCGCTGCTGGGCATGCTCCCGATCAAGCTGTTTCTGGTCTGGATTGGGGCCAGCGGTCAAAAGCTGCTGGGCGCGACCGAGCCGTCCGCCTGGGGCGTCAACGAATGGCTTCTCTACGGCGGCGGTCTGGTGGCCACGTTGCTGGTGGTGGTATTGATCGGCTGGACGATCGCCCGTACCAGCCGGCGCGTGCTGCGCGAAGCCGAGCATCGGAAGCGCTAG